In the genome of Gordonia rubripertincta, one region contains:
- a CDS encoding MurT ligase domain-containing protein: MPDRPSSTTGTASRTRTRVPARTSVALAAAAAARWASRTAGRGKGSMIGGLVAAKIDPDIMRRLAAGKRSAIITGTNGKSTTTRMTAAAMAELGEVATQADGANMDAGIIATLTLSRTAPLCALEVDELHVPHVSDAVDPEVLVLLNLSRDQLDRVGEINMIERRLREGIARHPSTTVIANCDDVLVTSAAFDAPDVVWVAAGASWVGDSVSCPRTGEPIVRSGDGWQSTGDENFRRPTPDWWFDDENIYGPGGFSAPLSLAVPGRANRGNATQAVAAAVAMGADPGKAVAAVGTVGEVAGRYGVHQVGNHSVRTLLAKNPAGWQEALSMIDQDADGLVIAVNGQVPDGEDLSWLWDVRFEAFETMQVVAAGERAADLSVRLLYAGAEHTTIPDPMAAIASCPPGRVEVLANYTAFRDLGIAMERAARARKAEQ; this comes from the coding sequence ATGCCCGACCGCCCATCGTCCACCACCGGAACCGCCTCTCGCACGCGCACCCGTGTGCCCGCCCGCACCTCGGTCGCGCTGGCGGCGGCCGCAGCGGCTCGCTGGGCCTCGCGCACCGCGGGACGGGGCAAGGGTTCGATGATCGGCGGCCTCGTCGCCGCCAAGATCGATCCCGACATCATGCGTCGTCTCGCCGCCGGCAAACGCTCCGCGATCATCACCGGCACCAATGGCAAGTCGACGACCACCCGGATGACCGCCGCGGCGATGGCCGAACTCGGCGAGGTCGCCACGCAGGCCGACGGCGCCAACATGGACGCCGGCATCATCGCGACCCTCACCCTCAGCCGCACCGCGCCACTGTGTGCGCTGGAGGTCGACGAACTCCACGTGCCGCATGTCAGCGATGCGGTAGATCCCGAGGTGTTGGTCCTGCTGAACCTGTCGCGCGATCAGCTCGACCGGGTCGGCGAGATCAACATGATCGAGCGCAGGCTCCGCGAGGGCATCGCCCGTCACCCGTCGACCACCGTGATCGCGAACTGCGACGACGTACTCGTCACCTCGGCCGCCTTCGACGCTCCCGACGTGGTGTGGGTGGCCGCGGGCGCGAGCTGGGTCGGGGACTCGGTGAGCTGTCCCCGCACCGGCGAGCCGATCGTGCGGTCCGGCGACGGCTGGCAGTCGACCGGCGACGAGAACTTCCGTCGGCCCACCCCCGACTGGTGGTTCGACGACGAGAACATCTACGGCCCCGGCGGCTTCTCCGCTCCCCTGAGCCTGGCCGTCCCCGGCCGGGCCAACCGCGGGAACGCGACGCAGGCCGTGGCTGCCGCCGTCGCGATGGGCGCGGACCCGGGCAAGGCCGTTGCCGCGGTCGGGACGGTCGGCGAGGTCGCCGGCCGCTACGGCGTCCACCAGGTCGGGAACCACTCCGTCCGTACCCTTCTCGCCAAGAACCCGGCCGGATGGCAGGAGGCCCTGTCGATGATCGACCAGGACGCCGACGGTTTGGTCATCGCGGTCAACGGTCAGGTTCCCGACGGCGAGGACCTCTCCTGGCTGTGGGACGTGCGGTTCGAGGCCTTCGAGACGATGCAGGTGGTCGCCGCCGGCGAGCGGGCCGCAGATCTGTCGGTGCGCCTGCTCTACGCGGGCGCGGAGCACACCACGATCCCCGACCCGATGGCGGCGATCGCCTCGTGCCCGCCCGGACGCGTCGAGGTACTCGCCAACTACACCGCGTTCCGCGATCTCGGGATCGCCATGGAACGTGCGGCACGTGCACGAAAGGCCGAACAGTGA
- a CDS encoding uracil-DNA glycosylase — translation MAPRQRFRNLAELDAQLIDCRACPRLVEWREQVAREKRRAFADQEYWGRPVPGIGPADARLLIVGLAPAAHGGNRTGRMFTGDQSGDFLFSAMYLAGLVSQPHSVSMDDGLELFGTRITAPVHCAPPQNKPTVEERDRCSRWLHGELELLAPTARSVITLGAFGWQSTLRTFGALGWTVPRPAPKFGHGASTILTRDDATLEVFGCYHVSQHNTFTGRLTVEMLVDVLKAAAESAGILPGE, via the coding sequence ATGGCTCCTCGACAGCGGTTCCGGAATCTCGCGGAGCTCGACGCGCAGCTGATCGACTGTCGCGCATGCCCGCGGCTCGTCGAGTGGCGTGAACAGGTGGCCCGCGAGAAGCGTCGGGCGTTCGCCGACCAGGAGTATTGGGGGCGCCCGGTCCCGGGCATCGGACCGGCGGACGCCCGATTGCTGATCGTGGGTCTCGCACCGGCCGCGCACGGTGGCAACCGCACCGGCCGCATGTTCACCGGCGACCAGTCGGGCGACTTCCTGTTCTCCGCCATGTATCTCGCCGGCCTGGTGAGTCAGCCCCATTCGGTGTCGATGGACGACGGGCTGGAACTGTTCGGCACCCGGATCACTGCGCCCGTGCACTGCGCTCCGCCACAGAACAAGCCGACTGTCGAGGAACGGGACCGATGCTCACGCTGGCTGCACGGTGAGCTCGAATTGCTCGCTCCGACGGCCCGTTCGGTGATCACGCTCGGCGCCTTCGGTTGGCAGTCGACGCTGCGAACGTTCGGCGCGCTCGGCTGGACGGTGCCGCGTCCGGCACCGAAGTTCGGACACGGTGCGTCGACGATACTGACCCGCGACGACGCGACCCTCGAGGTGTTCGGGTGCTATCACGTGAGTCAGCACAACACCTTCACCGGACGGCTGACCGTCGAGATGCTCGTGGACGTGCTGAAAGCCGCGGCGGAGTCCGCGGGGATCCTGCCGGGGGAGTGA
- a CDS encoding type 1 glutamine amidotransferase: MSESTLRIGLVLPDVMGTYGDGGNALVLKRRALMRGIDAEVVHITLDDAVPDSLDVYTLGGAEDYAQRLATRHLTRYPGLQQAAAAGRPVLAICAAIQVLGHWYETSAGERVDGISLFDLTTAPQEKRSIGELVTEPTLAALTQPLTGFENHRGGTTLGSDAKPLGRVKHGVGNGVGDGTEGVVQGSVIGTYMHGPALARNPELADHLLATALGVESLAPLDLPEVSRLRKERLAAGRRR; encoded by the coding sequence GTGAGCGAGTCGACGCTGCGGATCGGGCTGGTCCTGCCCGACGTCATGGGCACCTACGGCGACGGCGGCAACGCCCTCGTCCTCAAACGTCGTGCTCTCATGCGCGGCATCGACGCCGAGGTCGTGCACATCACGCTCGACGACGCGGTGCCGGACTCCCTCGACGTCTACACCCTCGGCGGCGCCGAGGACTACGCCCAGCGTCTGGCCACCCGCCACCTGACCCGTTACCCCGGCCTGCAGCAGGCCGCCGCGGCGGGACGCCCGGTCCTCGCGATCTGCGCCGCCATCCAGGTGCTCGGTCACTGGTACGAGACCTCGGCCGGTGAACGGGTCGACGGCATCTCGCTGTTCGACCTGACCACCGCACCCCAGGAGAAGCGCAGCATCGGCGAACTGGTCACCGAACCGACCCTCGCCGCGCTCACCCAGCCGCTCACCGGTTTCGAGAACCACCGCGGCGGAACCACATTGGGCTCCGACGCCAAGCCGCTGGGTCGCGTGAAGCACGGTGTCGGCAACGGCGTCGGCGACGGCACCGAGGGCGTCGTGCAGGGCAGCGTGATCGGCACCTACATGCACGGTCCGGCCCTGGCCCGGAACCCGGAACTCGCCGACCACCTTCTCGCCACCGCGCTGGGCGTCGAATCCCTTGCGCCGCTCGACCTCCCGGAGGTCAGCCGGTTGCGCAAGGAGCGCCTCGCCGCCGGCCGGCGGCGGTAG
- a CDS encoding TetR/AcrR family transcriptional regulator, with protein MGDTTTRELYLETGLAVLADSGYSALKLSEVCNRLGVTTGSFYHFFKNWSDYTTQLIDHWLDSRTQVEVAAVQSVPDPLRRMIELIEFAVSLPHDAEAAIRTWAAMDPDVREVQEAADRARYDVVFDLAMELLDDRVAAHRYSSWANFVLTGYEQTTLPEDREALRWAAEQFITSLADAGRRHRDGQIVTTDGRTQTPVDARD; from the coding sequence ATGGGAGACACGACAACCCGGGAGTTGTATCTGGAGACCGGCCTCGCCGTCCTCGCTGATTCGGGCTACAGCGCCTTGAAGCTGTCCGAGGTGTGCAACCGACTCGGGGTCACCACCGGCTCGTTCTATCACTTCTTCAAGAACTGGTCGGACTACACCACCCAGTTGATCGACCACTGGCTGGACTCGCGCACCCAGGTTGAGGTCGCGGCGGTTCAGTCCGTGCCTGATCCGCTGCGCCGGATGATCGAGCTCATCGAGTTCGCGGTGTCCCTCCCCCACGACGCGGAGGCCGCGATCCGCACGTGGGCGGCGATGGATCCGGACGTCCGCGAGGTGCAGGAGGCAGCCGACCGCGCACGCTACGATGTCGTCTTCGACCTCGCCATGGAACTACTCGACGACCGGGTCGCCGCTCATCGGTACTCGAGCTGGGCCAACTTCGTTCTCACCGGATACGAACAGACCACTCTCCCCGAGGACCGTGAGGCCCTCCGGTGGGCGGCCGAGCAGTTCATCACGTCCCTCGCGGATGCGGGCCGAAGGCATCGCGACGGCCAGATCGTGACGACGGACGGTCGAACCCAGACGCCGGTGGACGCCCGCGACTGA
- a CDS encoding EamA family transporter — translation MSTRDRLLALCVVFLWGLNFVAIHFGLEHFPPFFLAALRFAVMAIPVILFVRFPKVRLKWFLVYVAGFGSVQFMFLFLAMSLGMPAGLASLVLQTSAPFTVILGVLFLRERMTVAQVVGLLVAVGGMGLIAFDRAAGSDIGVAALVPTGLTILGGLSWAIGNIGGRLAQPDDSFRMTMWMAVVASPPLYLASLIIEGPSAGFDALMTIGTDTGLRALGGLIYLAALGTLVGAGLWTVLLSRNDASRVSPMSLLVPVVGISASFVFLGEVPTVGEIVGAVIVVSGCAVGVMARPRSPRPQRLPTEAAAASTTTEADDELTCAATAARDR, via the coding sequence ATGTCCACTCGTGACCGGTTGCTCGCCCTCTGTGTCGTGTTCTTGTGGGGACTGAACTTCGTGGCCATCCACTTCGGTCTCGAACACTTCCCGCCGTTCTTCCTGGCTGCGCTGCGCTTCGCCGTCATGGCCATCCCGGTCATCTTGTTCGTGCGCTTCCCGAAGGTCCGGCTCAAATGGTTCCTCGTCTACGTGGCGGGGTTCGGGTCGGTGCAGTTCATGTTCCTGTTCCTGGCGATGAGCCTGGGAATGCCTGCCGGACTGGCCTCGCTGGTCCTGCAGACGTCGGCGCCCTTCACGGTGATCCTCGGCGTGCTGTTCCTGCGTGAGCGGATGACGGTCGCCCAGGTGGTGGGCCTGCTCGTCGCCGTCGGCGGCATGGGTCTGATCGCCTTCGACCGCGCCGCCGGCAGCGACATCGGTGTGGCCGCACTTGTCCCGACCGGCCTGACCATCCTCGGTGGGCTCAGCTGGGCGATCGGAAACATCGGCGGCCGGCTCGCACAGCCCGACGACTCGTTCCGGATGACCATGTGGATGGCCGTCGTCGCGTCGCCTCCGCTCTATCTGGCGAGCCTGATCATCGAGGGACCTTCCGCGGGCTTCGACGCGCTCATGACGATCGGCACGGACACCGGGCTGCGCGCCCTCGGCGGACTCATCTACCTCGCCGCTCTGGGAACCCTCGTCGGCGCGGGCCTGTGGACCGTGCTCCTGAGCCGCAACGACGCCAGCCGGGTGTCGCCGATGTCGCTGCTGGTGCCCGTCGTGGGCATCAGCGCGTCGTTCGTCTTCCTCGGCGAGGTTCCGACGGTCGGCGAGATCGTCGGTGCGGTGATCGTTGTCAGCGGCTGCGCTGTCGGCGTGATGGCCCGGCCGCGATCGCCCAGACCTCAGCGACTGCCGACCGAAGCTGCGGCAGCCAGCACGACGACGGAAGCCGACGACGAACTGACGTGCGCCGCGACAGCTGCCCGCGACCGCTAG
- a CDS encoding TetR/AcrR family transcriptional regulator, whose translation MSDSAKAAAGKRFTVDTEGLDWRRREPVPLPTTLVAAKRAFYERGFHGTSIRDIASRAGVSLPTLYYHHDNKLGILVELLEAAMTSVLAWVGAAIEEGRTPSEKLSNAIESIVLHMTSDLELASVASEFRHLDPEDPRREPYIAMRTETENMLADVIQAGLDSGEFRFDQDAKDVLRYLFGACQAVTTWYRPSGARTPAEVAASYAEIALRVVGAQGANNN comes from the coding sequence GTGTCTGACTCAGCGAAAGCCGCTGCCGGAAAACGGTTCACGGTCGACACCGAGGGATTGGACTGGCGACGGCGCGAGCCGGTACCGCTGCCGACGACCCTGGTCGCGGCGAAGCGCGCGTTCTATGAGCGCGGGTTCCACGGAACCTCGATCCGCGACATCGCGTCGCGCGCCGGGGTGTCCCTGCCGACCCTCTATTACCACCACGACAACAAGCTCGGCATCCTCGTGGAGTTGCTCGAAGCCGCGATGACGTCGGTCCTCGCCTGGGTCGGAGCAGCGATCGAGGAAGGGCGCACGCCGAGCGAGAAGCTGTCGAACGCGATCGAGTCCATCGTTCTGCACATGACCAGCGATCTCGAGCTGGCCAGTGTCGCAAGCGAGTTCCGCCATCTCGACCCGGAGGACCCGCGCCGCGAGCCCTACATCGCGATGCGGACCGAGACCGAGAACATGCTCGCCGACGTCATCCAGGCAGGCCTGGACTCGGGCGAGTTCCGATTCGACCAGGACGCAAAAGACGTCCTGCGCTATCTCTTCGGCGCCTGCCAGGCGGTCACCACCTGGTACCGCCCGTCCGGTGCTCGCACACCCGCAGAGGTCGCGGCGTCCTACGCCGAGATCGCACTGCGGGTCGTGGGTGCGCAGGGCGCGAACAACAACTGA
- the trxA gene encoding thioredoxin encodes MATQDVTLETFQPTIEADGIVLLDFWASWCGPCRMFGPVFEKASEAHSDIFFGKIDTEAEQQLAGSLGIQSIPTLMAFRDGILVFNQPGALPAAQLEELIGAVEALDMDDVRAKVAAAQQ; translated from the coding sequence ATGGCAACACAAGACGTGACCCTGGAAACCTTCCAACCCACCATCGAGGCCGATGGCATCGTGCTGCTCGACTTCTGGGCGAGCTGGTGCGGCCCGTGCCGCATGTTCGGCCCCGTGTTCGAGAAGGCCTCCGAGGCCCACTCCGACATCTTCTTCGGCAAGATCGACACCGAGGCAGAGCAGCAGCTCGCCGGAAGCCTTGGTATCCAGTCGATTCCGACGCTGATGGCCTTTCGTGACGGCATCCTCGTGTTCAACCAGCCCGGAGCGCTCCCCGCCGCACAGCTCGAAGAGCTCATCGGCGCGGTCGAGGCTCTCGACATGGACGACGTCCGGGCGAAGGTCGCCGCCGCACAGCAGTGA
- a CDS encoding LLM class flavin-dependent oxidoreductase encodes MKKIGFLSFGHWSESPGSQVRTAADTLLQSIDLAVAAEELGTDGAYFRVHHFARQLASPFPLLSAVGAKTSRIEIGTGVIDMRYENPLYMAEDAGAADLIAGGRLQLGISRGSPEQVIEGYKYFGYVPPEGSTDADMARQHTEVFLRVIEGGGFARPNPRPMFPNPLGLLPIEPQSPGLRDRIWWGAGTRATAEWTAQQGMNLMSSTLLTEDTGVPFHQLQAEQIQRFRKAWADAGHPHEPRVSVSRSIFAIVDDRDRAYFGRGGDESDQVGVIDNSVARFGRSYADEPDKLIEQLREDEAIAAADTLLLTVPNQLGVDYNTHVIESILTHVAPELGWR; translated from the coding sequence ATGAAGAAGATCGGTTTCCTGTCGTTCGGTCACTGGTCGGAGTCGCCCGGATCGCAGGTCCGGACGGCCGCCGACACGCTGCTGCAGTCGATCGACCTCGCCGTGGCCGCCGAGGAACTGGGCACCGACGGCGCGTACTTCCGGGTTCACCACTTCGCGCGACAGCTGGCGTCGCCGTTCCCGCTCCTGTCGGCGGTCGGCGCCAAGACCAGCCGCATCGAGATCGGCACCGGCGTCATCGACATGCGCTACGAGAACCCGCTGTACATGGCCGAGGACGCCGGGGCGGCCGACCTCATCGCCGGCGGGCGCCTGCAGCTCGGCATCAGCCGTGGATCGCCCGAGCAGGTCATCGAGGGCTACAAGTACTTCGGCTACGTCCCGCCGGAAGGTTCCACCGACGCGGACATGGCCCGTCAGCACACCGAGGTGTTCCTCCGCGTCATCGAGGGCGGCGGCTTCGCCCGACCCAACCCGCGACCCATGTTCCCGAACCCGCTCGGCCTGTTGCCGATCGAGCCGCAGTCGCCCGGTCTTCGCGACCGCATCTGGTGGGGCGCCGGCACCCGTGCGACCGCCGAATGGACTGCGCAGCAGGGCATGAACCTGATGTCGTCGACCCTGCTGACCGAGGACACCGGCGTGCCGTTCCACCAGCTGCAGGCCGAACAGATCCAGCGATTCCGAAAGGCCTGGGCCGATGCCGGCCACCCGCACGAGCCGCGGGTCTCGGTGAGCCGCAGCATCTTCGCGATCGTCGACGACCGGGACCGCGCCTACTTCGGCCGCGGTGGCGACGAGTCCGATCAGGTGGGCGTCATCGACAACAGCGTGGCTCGGTTCGGCCGCAGTTACGCCGACGAGCCGGACAAGCTCATCGAGCAGCTGCGCGAGGACGAGGCGATCGCTGCGGCCGACACCCTCCTGCTGACCGTGCCCAACCAGCTCGGCGTCGACTACAACACGCACGTCATCGAGTCGATCCTCACCCACGTGGCACCCGAACTCGGCTGGCGCTGA
- a CDS encoding putative quinol monooxygenase produces the protein MSEVIVVATISPKPGEEQAVRDAVLAAIPQVHGEPGCGKYALHEATGDSTDLVMIERWESFDALATHGGAPALTELGKKIGPLLAGPLDVKTFSPVPAGDADKGAI, from the coding sequence ATGTCCGAAGTGATCGTCGTCGCCACCATCTCGCCGAAGCCCGGCGAGGAGCAGGCCGTCCGCGACGCGGTGCTGGCCGCGATCCCCCAGGTGCACGGCGAGCCCGGCTGCGGCAAGTACGCCCTGCACGAGGCCACCGGCGACTCGACCGACCTGGTCATGATCGAGCGCTGGGAGTCCTTCGACGCGCTGGCCACCCATGGTGGCGCACCGGCGCTGACCGAACTCGGCAAGAAGATCGGGCCGCTGCTGGCCGGCCCGCTGGACGTGAAGACGTTCTCCCCCGTTCCCGCCGGTGACGCCGACAAGGGCGCGATCTGA
- a CDS encoding acyl-CoA dehydrogenase family protein produces the protein MKRKIFEDEHEALRETARNFLIRECGPYNEEWTKAGQVDREIFKKAGDAGLLGFNIPEEYGGGGAMDDFRFNAVVVEEFAKFDGAAPGLSLQNDVVAPYFVHLANDEQKKRWMPGIATGETILAVAMTEPGAGSDLAGIKTSAKLEGDHYVLNGNKTFISSGINSDLVVVVCRTNPDPAAGHKAFSLLVVERGMEGFERGRKLDKMGLKAQDTAELHFNNVRVPVENLLGQEGMGFYHLMQNLPSERLSIGIGAIAGARAIFEETLQYTKDRKAFGRPIGTFQANRFTLAEMATELDIAEVYIDRCLQGVLDGELDAIDASKNKWWCTELAKRVIDSCLQLHGGYGYMNEYRVARAYTDARIQTIFGGTTEIMKDIVGKSLGV, from the coding sequence ATGAAGCGCAAGATCTTCGAAGACGAGCACGAGGCCCTGCGGGAAACCGCGCGCAACTTCCTGATCCGCGAGTGCGGTCCGTACAACGAGGAATGGACCAAGGCCGGTCAGGTCGACCGTGAGATCTTCAAGAAGGCCGGCGACGCCGGTCTCCTGGGCTTCAACATCCCGGAGGAGTACGGCGGCGGCGGCGCGATGGACGACTTCCGCTTCAACGCGGTCGTCGTCGAGGAGTTCGCCAAGTTCGACGGCGCGGCTCCCGGCCTCAGCCTCCAGAACGACGTCGTCGCACCGTACTTCGTCCACCTGGCCAACGACGAGCAGAAGAAGCGCTGGATGCCGGGCATTGCCACCGGTGAGACGATCCTCGCCGTCGCGATGACCGAGCCGGGCGCCGGTTCGGACCTCGCCGGGATCAAGACCTCGGCGAAGCTGGAGGGTGATCACTACGTCCTCAACGGCAACAAGACCTTCATCTCGTCGGGCATCAACTCCGACCTCGTCGTGGTCGTGTGCCGCACCAACCCGGACCCCGCGGCCGGCCACAAGGCGTTCTCGCTGCTGGTCGTCGAGCGCGGCATGGAGGGCTTCGAGCGCGGCCGCAAGCTCGACAAGATGGGACTGAAGGCGCAGGACACCGCCGAGCTGCACTTCAACAACGTGCGCGTCCCGGTCGAGAACCTGCTCGGCCAGGAGGGCATGGGCTTCTACCACCTGATGCAGAACCTGCCGTCCGAGCGTCTGTCGATCGGCATCGGCGCGATCGCCGGTGCACGCGCGATCTTCGAGGAGACCCTGCAGTACACCAAGGACCGCAAGGCATTCGGTCGTCCCATCGGCACCTTCCAGGCGAACCGCTTCACGCTTGCCGAGATGGCCACCGAGCTGGATATCGCCGAGGTCTACATCGATCGCTGCCTCCAGGGGGTGCTCGACGGTGAACTCGACGCCATCGACGCCTCCAAGAACAAGTGGTGGTGCACCGAGCTCGCCAAGCGTGTCATCGACAGCTGCCTGCAGCTCCACGGCGGCTACGGCTACATGAACGAGTACCGCGTGGCCCGCGCCTACACCGATGCCCGCATCCAGACGATCTTCGGTGGCACCACCGAGATCATGAAGGACATCGTCGGCAAGAGCCTGGGCGTCTGA
- a CDS encoding uridine kinase family protein translates to MTASDIISPEVGARVAGLAAQLDSGIVAIDGPSGAGKSTVADLLVKQLRERGAGVTLVRTDDFASWDDPVAWWPELEADVLHSFGRRRDYRYRPRVWRDGVATPGPQVWIEWQPLLIIEGVSSARRRIADRLAHALWLDGGTEAERLERAVARDGEESRVHLKHWQEFERGWFAVDRTRERCVVLD, encoded by the coding sequence CTGCCCAGCTCGACTCGGGGATCGTCGCGATCGACGGCCCGTCCGGGGCCGGGAAGTCGACGGTCGCCGACCTGCTGGTGAAGCAACTACGTGAACGGGGCGCCGGGGTGACGCTGGTGCGCACCGACGATTTCGCCTCCTGGGACGACCCGGTCGCCTGGTGGCCCGAGTTGGAAGCGGATGTGCTGCATTCCTTCGGCCGACGACGGGACTACCGCTACCGGCCTCGGGTGTGGCGGGACGGCGTGGCGACGCCCGGACCGCAGGTGTGGATCGAATGGCAGCCGTTGCTGATCATCGAAGGGGTGTCGTCGGCGCGGCGTCGGATCGCCGACCGGTTGGCCCACGCCCTGTGGCTCGACGGCGGCACCGAGGCGGAGCGTCTCGAGCGGGCCGTCGCGCGGGACGGCGAGGAGTCTCGGGTGCACCTGAAGCACTGGCAGGAGTTCGAGCGCGGCTGGTTCGCGGTGGACCGCACCCGTGAACGGTGCGTCGTGTTGGACTAG
- a CDS encoding LysR family transcriptional regulator, with the protein MEVRRLRLLREFADRESIGAVADAMHMTPSAVSQQLKVLADEAGVPLFEPDGRRIRLTEAGRALVLRADEVVAAVERAQEEMASYRSGRARVRLAMFPSGSTLLLPTVLDRAAESGIEVHAFHLDVGYSDAAPALADFDVVVTHRDERTPSVNQSRVRVAELMREPVDVIVPVDSPLAEADEVAVSELAEHDWISVEGGFPVDDVLQSISAVTGVAPRVTQRMLDFTTIEALVAGGHGIALMPRFAVRHPRVKRLELKGVRAARVYEALARPRSRSAVQQVVEHLTAAGAEHRQ; encoded by the coding sequence ATGGAGGTCCGTCGGCTGCGGTTGTTGCGTGAGTTCGCCGATCGTGAGTCGATCGGAGCGGTCGCCGACGCGATGCACATGACGCCGTCGGCGGTGTCCCAGCAACTGAAGGTTCTCGCCGACGAGGCCGGCGTGCCCCTGTTCGAACCGGACGGTCGGCGCATCCGGCTGACCGAGGCGGGCCGGGCGCTGGTGCTGCGCGCCGACGAGGTGGTCGCCGCGGTCGAACGGGCCCAGGAGGAGATGGCGTCGTATCGATCGGGCCGGGCCCGTGTGCGGCTCGCCATGTTCCCGTCGGGTTCGACGCTCTTGCTGCCGACCGTCCTCGACCGCGCCGCCGAATCCGGGATCGAGGTGCACGCCTTTCACCTCGACGTCGGATATTCGGATGCGGCACCTGCTCTCGCCGACTTCGACGTCGTCGTGACGCACCGCGACGAGCGGACGCCCTCGGTCAATCAGTCGCGCGTGCGGGTCGCCGAGCTGATGCGCGAGCCGGTCGACGTGATCGTCCCCGTCGACAGTCCGCTCGCCGAGGCCGACGAGGTGGCGGTTTCGGAACTCGCCGAACACGATTGGATCAGCGTCGAAGGCGGGTTTCCGGTCGACGATGTGCTGCAGTCGATCTCGGCGGTGACGGGGGTCGCGCCCAGGGTCACCCAACGCATGCTGGATTTCACCACGATCGAGGCGCTCGTCGCCGGTGGTCACGGGATCGCGCTGATGCCGCGGTTCGCGGTCCGTCACCCGCGGGTGAAGCGTTTGGAACTCAAGGGAGTTAGGGCGGCACGAGTGTACGAGGCATTGGCGCGGCCGCGGTCCCGGTCAGCGGTCCAGCAGGTCGTGGAACACCTGACGGCCGCGGGCGCCGAACACCGGCAGTGA
- a CDS encoding alpha/beta hydrolase — MSRDTYLRLSLPARIQRGVLIAAGKIPDAAMSVLGRRAPVNSDGERVAPELAAIGWANQHVPGLNPFAGEVARSRFATDESGASMAENLPPMAVEEDLVIDGPDGPIPATRYRSSTQSDGLIVYYHGGGFVTGSRISHDTFVRRLAHGTGLDVLSVEYRLAPEHPFPAGVDDAVAAWHFAVDIAPRWGLDPERIVVAGDSAGGNLATVVARLVRDEPVTPVFQLLIYPVTDATADTPSRREFATGFFLTADGIEWFNDRYVPDVAQRKDPRCSPLLADDLSGLPPAHVIVAGFDPLRDEGLAYAKRLEEAGVPVTLRREGSMIHGFINMTLISSGARAAVDRMCAEVRRALDEASSAGREEIAG, encoded by the coding sequence GTGAGCCGTGACACCTATCTGCGTCTGTCCCTGCCCGCGCGAATCCAGCGTGGCGTGCTGATCGCCGCGGGGAAGATTCCCGACGCCGCGATGTCGGTCCTCGGCCGGCGGGCGCCGGTCAACTCCGACGGCGAACGCGTCGCGCCCGAACTCGCCGCGATCGGCTGGGCCAACCAGCACGTCCCGGGCCTCAACCCGTTCGCGGGCGAGGTCGCCCGGTCACGCTTCGCGACCGACGAGAGCGGCGCGTCGATGGCGGAGAACCTGCCGCCCATGGCGGTTGAGGAAGACCTGGTCATCGACGGTCCGGACGGTCCCATCCCGGCCACGCGGTATCGGTCGTCGACGCAGTCGGACGGGCTGATCGTCTACTACCACGGCGGTGGCTTCGTCACCGGCAGTCGCATCAGCCATGACACTTTCGTGCGCCGGCTCGCGCACGGCACCGGACTCGACGTCCTGTCGGTCGAGTACCGGCTCGCGCCCGAGCACCCGTTCCCCGCCGGAGTCGACGACGCCGTCGCAGCCTGGCACTTCGCCGTCGACATCGCACCGCGGTGGGGTCTCGACCCCGAGCGGATCGTGGTCGCCGGGGACAGCGCGGGCGGCAACCTGGCGACCGTGGTCGCACGACTCGTCCGCGACGAGCCGGTCACGCCGGTCTTCCAGCTGCTCATCTACCCGGTCACCGACGCCACCGCGGACACCCCGTCGCGTCGTGAATTCGCGACCGGCTTCTTCCTGACCGCGGACGGCATCGAGTGGTTCAACGACCGCTACGTGCCCGACGTCGCGCAGCGCAAGGACCCGCGGTGTTCGCCGCTTCTCGCCGACGACCTCAGCGGACTCCCGCCGGCGCACGTCATCGTCGCCGGCTTCGACCCGTTGCGCGACGAGGGCCTCGCCTACGCCAAGCGGCTCGAGGAGGCGGGGGTTCCGGTCACGCTGCGCCGGGAGGGGTCGATGATCCACGGGTTCATCAACATGACCCTGATCAGCTCCGGAGCCCGCGCGGCGGTCGACCGGATGTGTGCCGAGGTCCGGAGAGCCCTCGACGAGGCATCGTCGGCGGGCCGGGAGGAGATCGCCGGCTAG